A genomic region of Roseateles amylovorans contains the following coding sequences:
- a CDS encoding FxDxF family PEP-CTERM protein, with product MKFKPAVLALAATLLSGAAMATTVEPTFVSAAGGSFTDAVIGTFTLDQASNVSGSVIAATSVSWNGLELPLQSVSFSFAGISGKTDLDASANGFSYANLAAGTYQLLASGTLSGLGALNGAAIVGAQFSTTLVATPAPEPATYALMLAGIGALGFLARRRNGNSRNQ from the coding sequence ATGAAATTCAAACCTGCCGTCTTGGCGCTGGCCGCCACTTTGCTGAGCGGCGCCGCCATGGCGACCACGGTGGAGCCGACCTTTGTTTCGGCCGCCGGTGGCTCCTTCACCGACGCCGTGATCGGCACTTTCACACTGGACCAGGCGTCCAATGTGAGCGGTTCGGTGATCGCCGCGACCTCGGTGTCCTGGAACGGCCTGGAACTGCCCCTGCAGTCGGTGAGCTTCAGCTTCGCCGGCATCAGCGGCAAGACGGACCTCGACGCCAGCGCCAACGGTTTCAGCTATGCCAACCTGGCCGCCGGCACCTACCAACTGCTGGCCAGCGGCACGCTGAGCGGCCTGGGCGCCCTGAACGGTGCCGCCATCGTCGGCGCCCAGTTCTCGACCACCCTGGTCGCCACCCCGGCGCCGGAACCCGCGACCTACGCCCTGATGCTGGCTGGCATCGGCGCCCTGGGTTTCCTGGCGCGTCGCCGCAACGGCAACAGCCGCAACCAGTGA
- a CDS encoding hemolysin family protein, with translation MEIAILFALILLNGLFAMSEISLVTARKARLQRYIDEGDSAAAAAVKLGEDPTRFLSTIQIGITSIGVLNGIVGEAALAGPLATWLGTVGVPMQYASIMATGLVVLLITYFSIVLGELVPKRVGQSNPEVVARLVAKPIAALAIATKPFVALLAGSTNGLLRLLGVSTHGASAVTEEEIHALLAEGTSAGVIESHEHTMVRNVFRLDDRQIGSLMVPRGDIVFLDVDKSVEENLVILNDCDHERFPVARGGLDHIVGVISARQVLTRQLRNESFLPDVDKDLSTAAGTGFEPPLYIPETLTGMELLENFRRSNVHMAFVIDEYGEVQGLVTLHDLIEAITGEFQPRDPAQAWAVQREDGSWLLDGHIPVPELKDRLALDTVPEEHRGRYHTLSGMMMLLTGKLPRVADTVVWDRWRFEIVDMDGKTIDKVLATLLPESMAAATD, from the coding sequence ATGGAAATTGCCATATTGTTCGCCCTCATCCTGCTCAACGGCCTCTTCGCGATGTCGGAGATCAGCCTGGTCACCGCCCGCAAGGCGAGACTGCAGCGCTACATCGATGAGGGCGATTCCGCCGCCGCTGCGGCGGTGAAGCTGGGCGAGGACCCGACGCGCTTTCTCTCCACCATCCAGATCGGCATCACCTCGATCGGCGTGCTGAACGGCATCGTGGGCGAGGCCGCACTGGCCGGGCCGCTGGCGACCTGGCTCGGCACCGTGGGCGTGCCGATGCAATACGCCAGCATCATGGCCACCGGTCTGGTGGTGCTGCTGATCACCTACTTCTCGATCGTGCTGGGTGAACTGGTGCCCAAGCGGGTGGGCCAGTCGAATCCGGAGGTCGTCGCGCGCCTGGTGGCCAAGCCGATTGCCGCGCTGGCCATTGCCACCAAGCCCTTTGTGGCCCTGTTGGCCGGCTCGACCAATGGCCTGTTGCGCCTGCTGGGCGTGAGCACCCATGGCGCGTCCGCGGTGACCGAGGAGGAGATCCACGCCCTGCTGGCCGAAGGCACCAGCGCGGGCGTGATCGAATCGCATGAGCACACCATGGTGCGCAATGTGTTCCGGCTGGACGACCGGCAGATCGGCTCGCTGATGGTGCCGCGCGGGGACATCGTCTTCCTGGATGTCGACAAGTCGGTCGAGGAGAACCTCGTCATCCTGAACGACTGCGACCATGAGCGGTTTCCGGTCGCCCGGGGTGGGCTGGATCACATCGTGGGCGTGATCAGCGCCCGCCAGGTGCTGACTCGGCAGTTGCGCAATGAATCCTTCCTGCCGGATGTCGACAAGGACCTGAGCACCGCCGCCGGCACCGGCTTCGAGCCGCCGCTCTACATTCCCGAGACGCTCACCGGCATGGAGCTGCTGGAGAACTTCCGCCGCAGCAATGTGCACATGGCGTTCGTGATCGACGAGTACGGCGAGGTGCAAGGCCTGGTCACCCTGCATGACCTGATCGAGGCGATCACCGGCGAATTCCAGCCGCGCGATCCGGCGCAGGCGTGGGCGGTCCAACGCGAGGATGGCTCCTGGCTGCTGGATGGCCACATCCCGGTGCCGGAGTTGAAGGATCGCCTGGCGCTGGACACCGTGCCGGAGGAACACCGCGGCCGCTATCACACCCTCAGCGGCATGATGATGCTGCTGACCGGCAAGCTGCCCCGCGTGGCCGACACCGTGGTCTGGGACCGCTGGCGCTTCGAGATCGTCGACATGGACGGCAAGACCATTGACAAGGTGCTGGCCACGCTGCTGCCGGAATCGATGGCCGCCGCCACGGACTGA
- a CDS encoding LysR family transcriptional regulator codes for MGRLEDLQAFARVVDARGFSGAAKLLGATKSAVSKQVARLEQQLGTRLLHRTTRSVSPTAEGRSVYERAVRLLEDAQALDAEVAGKREAPRGVLRLSTSTAFGNLQFTAMMVAFCARHPELQVVLGLNDRYVDLAEEGFDVVLRLTSRPSPGLVARRLADIRFVLCASPDYLAAHGTPTTVAALAGHRCLRFGYLHAPDRWRFAHAEQGEAEVEISGTLRVESGLTANSSESLRVAALAGMGLAILPTYAIGPDLRAGRLQAVLPDWTPLGGPAEANVLYAVYLPSRFPSPKVRALIDFMVEQLGDVPPWERDLTDVSARPTRAPDTSA; via the coding sequence ATGGGACGACTGGAAGATTTGCAGGCCTTCGCTCGGGTGGTCGACGCCCGCGGCTTCTCCGGCGCGGCCAAGTTGCTGGGCGCGACCAAGTCCGCCGTCAGCAAGCAAGTGGCGCGGCTGGAGCAGCAGCTCGGCACCCGGCTGCTGCACCGCACCACCCGCAGCGTGAGCCCCACCGCGGAGGGCCGCAGCGTGTACGAGCGCGCGGTGCGCCTGCTGGAGGATGCACAGGCGCTGGACGCCGAAGTGGCCGGCAAGCGCGAAGCGCCGCGGGGCGTCCTGCGGCTGAGCACCTCCACCGCCTTCGGCAACCTGCAGTTCACCGCGATGATGGTGGCGTTCTGCGCTCGCCATCCCGAACTCCAGGTGGTGCTGGGTCTCAACGACCGCTATGTGGACCTGGCCGAGGAAGGCTTCGATGTCGTGCTGCGGCTCACCAGCCGCCCCAGCCCGGGGCTGGTGGCGCGGCGGCTGGCGGACATCCGCTTCGTGCTGTGCGCCTCGCCCGACTACCTGGCCGCACACGGCACGCCCACCACGGTGGCGGCGCTGGCCGGTCATCGCTGCCTGCGCTTCGGCTATCTGCATGCGCCGGACCGCTGGCGCTTCGCCCATGCCGAGCAGGGTGAGGCGGAGGTGGAGATCAGCGGCACCTTGCGCGTCGAAAGCGGCCTGACCGCCAACAGCAGTGAATCGCTGCGGGTGGCGGCACTGGCCGGCATGGGGCTCGCCATCCTGCCGACCTATGCGATCGGTCCCGACCTGCGCGCCGGCCGGCTGCAGGCGGTGCTGCCGGATTGGACGCCGCTGGGCGGGCCGGCAGAAGCGAATGTCCTGTATGCGGTGTACCTGCCCAGCCGCTTTCCCAGCCCCAAGGTCCGGGCCCTGATCGACTTCATGGTGGAACAACTGGGCGACGTGCCGCCCTGGGAGCGGGATCTGACCGACGTGAGCGCCCGACCGACACGAGCGCCTGATACGAGCGCCTGA
- a CDS encoding quinone-dependent dihydroorotate dehydrogenase: MSLIPYAFARPFLFGMDPEHAHELTLGTIARLQNTPAQCTWAQTRIQDPVTIAGLRFPNRIGLAAGLDKNGRCIDGLGAMGFGFIEVGTVTPKAQPGNDKPRMFRLPQKQALINRLGFNNEGLDSFIANVKRSHSFRHHGGLLGLNIGKNAATPIERAVDDYLIGLDGVFPHADYITVNISSPNTKNLRQLQSDEALDALLGPLQARRLALQDASGRQVPLFVKIAPDLDEDQVAVIAGSLRRHGIDGVIATNTTIARDAVQGLPHAHETGGLSGAPVFEASNRVIRLLRSALGGGYPIIGVGGVMSGEDARAKLQAGADLVQIYTGLIYKGPALVPECARAMARL, from the coding sequence ATGTCTCTGATTCCCTACGCCTTCGCCCGCCCCTTCCTGTTCGGCATGGATCCCGAACATGCCCATGAACTGACCTTGGGCACCATCGCCCGGTTGCAGAACACGCCTGCGCAATGCACCTGGGCGCAGACGCGCATCCAGGATCCGGTGACGATCGCCGGCCTGCGCTTTCCCAACCGGATCGGCCTGGCCGCCGGTCTGGACAAGAACGGTCGCTGCATTGACGGCCTGGGCGCGATGGGCTTTGGCTTCATCGAGGTGGGCACGGTCACGCCCAAGGCCCAGCCCGGCAACGACAAGCCACGCATGTTCCGCCTGCCGCAGAAGCAGGCCCTGATCAACCGGCTCGGCTTCAACAACGAAGGCCTGGACAGCTTCATCGCCAATGTGAAGCGCTCCCACAGCTTCCGCCACCACGGCGGCCTGCTGGGCCTGAACATCGGCAAGAACGCCGCCACGCCGATCGAACGCGCGGTGGATGACTACCTGATCGGCCTGGACGGCGTGTTCCCGCATGCCGACTACATCACCGTCAACATCTCCAGCCCCAACACCAAGAACCTGCGTCAGCTGCAGAGCGACGAAGCGCTGGACGCGCTGCTGGGACCGTTGCAGGCCCGGCGGCTGGCCCTGCAGGACGCCAGCGGCCGCCAGGTGCCGCTGTTCGTGAAGATCGCCCCGGATCTGGACGAGGACCAGGTCGCTGTCATCGCCGGCAGCCTGCGTCGGCATGGCATTGACGGCGTCATCGCCACCAACACCACCATCGCCCGGGACGCCGTTCAGGGCCTGCCGCATGCGCACGAGACCGGTGGCCTCTCCGGTGCCCCGGTGTTCGAGGCCAGCAACCGGGTGATCCGCCTGCTGCGCTCGGCGCTCGGCGGGGGTTATCCGATCATCGGCGTGGGTGGTGTGATGTCGGGTGAAGACGCGCGCGCCAAGCTGCAAGCCGGCGCGGACCTGGTGCAGATCTACACCGGCCTGATCTACAAGGGCCCGGCGCTGGTCCCCGAGTGCGCCCGTGCCATGGCACGACTCTGA